The Epinephelus lanceolatus isolate andai-2023 chromosome 10, ASM4190304v1, whole genome shotgun sequence genomic sequence gcaaactccaatgctaaccactgcatcaccatgcCGTCCCTTTCATTACAATAACTGTAAAATAATCAAAGCCCCCTATTTTCCTCTCATCACTGATACAACTTGTGTTTTCACTGCTGAGATGATATTTTCCATACTTACTAGAGCCAGCTCTTTGGCTTCCAAGCAGTCCTTCCTCATCTGCCTTTCCACAGGAGAAAGATCTGTAATCTGTGCGTCAAACAAATAGTCCATATGGTAGCTGTTGAGTTCACGCAACCACCACATACCGATATTTGTTATATTGTTGCTGTAGAGTACGATAGATGCAATGGCAAAAGCAACTCCTGTCAGATTCAGGATCACATTGATGATGACCtaaaacacaagacacaaaaacacaccatgTGTTAAATCCTCATGTAGTTTATAAAGCCATCGACTATCTCACCCTTGACAGCTGGGTGGCGAGTATTTATTCTAAGAACTCCCTGCAACTCTGCCAAAGTGCCTTGGAGCAAGACACTGAAGATATATTCTGCCCTCTCcgataaaaaacacaaactattaaaatgtgagaaaatgtgGGTGTGAATATTCTTGAGCGATACATGactttacattttgtttgtcttgAAATAAAACAGTAAGATGATGATAAGATAAAGCTGAACTACTCACCAGACATGGACTGGGGTACTTCTCAGACACAATGCCGATGATGCCAAACAACATACActagagaaaagacaaaaaacagaatCTTTAAACTTCCATTCCTCCACACAAACACTTAAATTCATATGCATGTTATTTCTAGTATCTTTGACTGAGTGAACCATTTTGAGCACCAAGAGGGAAACTAGACAAGCACTTTGGGCTGTATgtttgtataaataaagttaatttgAGTTGAGCTGTTGATCAATTCTACTAGCATCGTGATGAAACAGCGTTTTTTCTGTTGACCATCCATCGATCCAAGTAGCACCATGGGCAGAACTGACACCattgtcaagctgttgtcaagGGGTGTGCCAGGACCAAtgaggagtaataacaacaatggcgaCTGTATTTAATCGACAAGTCTTTTAATTATCGCCTGGcattgtagtttgttttacATTGCTCTGCTCCACTCTTGAAACCCTGAGAGAACCAGTACTACATTGGCATGGCTACACATGAAAGgaaatttatacttctgcattaaATCGACGCTGTAGGCTCCATGTCGACGTAGAGCCTACGGCGTAgctacactgtagcctgtaaCAACGTCACGGAGATGcagacttcctgtttgtttctgtataaagcctccacaaaaatagcatattaagtcttgtgtgtgatttatcctggcttcatatgagcagaggaaacctccgcttgtcgctaggctaatttatacaacgtaaaatgccatagacttgtgctaataatgttagcatgttatatttgtttggaaaacgtgtttagtataagacagttgttttgtcggtgaatcttgtgagttgtaatggagctgaattatgcaccgttacctttgttaaatgttgctgttgtccctggtttcatatgagaagaggaaaagattgctagctgataggctaatttataaaatgtataatgccataggcttgtgctaaaattgttagcatgttgtatttgtggggaaaatgtgtccagataaagacaagtgtttgtctgtgaatgctgcgagttatactgaagctgatttgtgcacttgtgtttgaaactgtctctattaagccatgtttaatgtgtgtttaatgtgtgttttcagttaagCAGCTACGTTTGGTCTCTAGTTTTTGGTTAGAGGAAATCAAATCCCCCCTCCCCCATGGAAATCAGTAAGAGAGGAGGCAATGGCacactgaagatggaaacaaaGTGTAACACATTGACGATGCCGTCTGATATCAGGCGAGATCACAATCTAGGAGATTAAGCCGTCcaataacaaaaaacagttaGGTTTTGGTGGGATTCTTTGAGGTAGGCAAAACACAGTAGCTACAGTACAACGTTGTTTGGCTGTATTTTATctgatttaatttattaatatatgCTTGGATCAGACCTGATACTGATCCTTGGGATTGGCTCTGGAAATCTCATGCCATCTGACATTTCAAAGTGAGCTCAGAGTTTGTATCCAGACTGTAACTTTGGGAGAGACTTTATTAAAGAAATTCTGTTGGACTTTGGTTAtgacataaaagaaaaatgacagcaTTAGCTTCCTTACCAATGCTCCGATCCAAAAAGGAAACCCAGTTGAAAACATTTGATACGAGGCGCCACCGTGGCTGCAAAAGAGGATCACTCCAAGGCCGATGTTGAACAACCCAACCATGATGTGCAGAGCCTGTGGAGGAGGAAACACAGCATGAACAACAAACACCTGTACAGTATAACGACAGTTACCAGATGAcactgttaaagggaaatttcggtttatttcaacctgtctcctatcatcctaaatttgtttcaagtgactagtgacatagaaataacagttagcatgttagccgttagcctagatacagccggggcgcatagtagcgtcagacctgttaaaacgtaagtgaacgggcatcctttcaagtgcaaagttagtccactaaacaagctttttttccacaaagaccgcctcatattgttaggataaatgtcagagaacatatagaaaacgacatgtaaacgtgttgtcttaccttactggtgtggtgccatgtttgtttatccctctagctctgctttccaaagcgcggccgaaatatcgcgagaacaagcagcgatctcatagcgtgcctgaacaagcagcaacagctggaatgtagaaccggacagtagcctgaaacgttaattcattcattttatgaaagatttatagaataatggctgactttttgccagacttcgactttgttgaggaggaatttgattttgcagagtttgatggccgcccttatttatttgagccagaatacactgacgaagtgcttcgtgaaattgaagaacggaggaggagagagagagaggcgcaacaggtagaggacgagagaggaggaatggctgccacaaggctgcatagctctggagattggtggtgtacctgtgaatgctgtgccccagtgcccacagaagaggaatgcctctgcaaggaatgggaccggttgcagccttattttcaaggtctggatgtgaccgaggacgagacacctccacctggagtagtatccagctgggctttatctagagctcgcgagatatattttggccgcgctttggaaagcagagctaaatggtaaacaaacatggcaccacaccggtaaggtaagacaacacgtttacatgtcattttctatatgttctctgacatttatcctaatgatatgaggcggtctttgtggaaaaaaagcttgtttagtggactaactttgcacttgaagggatgcccgttcaattacgttttaacaggtctgacactactatgcgccccggctgtatctaggctaacagctaacatgctaactattatttctatgtcactagtcacttgaaacaaatttaggacgataggagacaggttgaaataaaccgaaatttccctttaaggttattcagtcattaattcattttccgtaaccgtttatcctgttggggattgtgggggctggagcctatcccggcTGACATTGAGCAAGGGGCGTGGCGTACAACCTGGACAGATCGCCAGAGCGGGCACATAGTGGTGACAGTGTAATGGAAACATTTACTTACAACAATGTGACGGTAATGTGATTACAACAATAACTTGCAGCTTTTGTCAGACGTCAACAATTTGTTTTAAGCTGAAACATTccactaaaaaaactttttcacTCAAAGTTGAATCAGAATGAAGTCGGGGAAGAAAAATACATCATAAAAATGCACTGTAGCATAAAAAAGCTGAAGTTCATGGGGtcataaaacatataaaagGTTGTAACTCACCCCGAGTACTGACTGAGAGGATCTCTGAACTTTCCTCAGGCGCTGAGACACAGAGCAGCACTCAGGGTTGTAGCAGAGGCCTTTGATGATTTGGCACAGTGGAGGATAGACACTTTGGGGGTccgaggtcacagtgaacacAGTGACCCCATCAGCCTTCGCCATGGTTATAGACATCCTGCCTGCTCCTGTGGACTGAAGGAGACGAGAGAGTACAGGAACTTTGCTGAATCAGGTTAGAGTACTGTTGCTGAGTCTTTAACCTTACCCTTATGTACTTGTTGAATCTTCACACTTTAGTACTTGTGCTGGTTTGTCTCCTATTCCCCAGGATCTACTGTTTCACACATGCAACTTCTTTCTCCACTTCTCTGCTCCTCAGCCACGGCTGTGTGAAATTGCCGCTCTGGTAGTGAATCTGGGAGTGGTTTCCTGGTAAGCTCACTGCCAAGCCCTGCACCTAGGGCTACAAAACTTGGCGTGTACAGCACAGTTTCCACAACACTGTAGTAAAATCTTGAATAATAAATGATAGAACTATTAAagacatatatataaaaaggaaaaactgtGTGACACATCTTCCTGTAGTGTTGTTTTAATGCATGTGTGGGATTTTTTACAGCATCATACTTCATGCTTTGTGGATTTATATGAAGAGGTGTGTTTGTTATCAAAGTTAAAGTGGCACGCCACAAATTCAGATCAGTGTAGTCAGCAGGAGGAGTACTATGCATCCTGTAGAAACAGCtgcatgtttaaatgttttcatttaaagtCTCTAACAGAAAGCCCTCATTATAAACTGGAGAAATAAACAACACTGGTATTTACCAGACAGGAAGGATCTTATGAAATATGCTATTAAGCTGCATCTTTGGAATTTGTACACTCAGCATTTTTTAAGCTTGACCCAAACTAGGAACTGAAAATGAGGATATGATGAGCTCGGCTGCTGTGATTGATACAACTCCTTTTGAAAGTCCAAAACAgtacaaaagacacacacatcctAACGTCCAATGGAGTGGGAGCAAGACCAAAGAAACATCTGGTAAAGTAGAAAACAAGTCTGCGGACCAAGCAGCTCTCGCTTAGAAGGATTTAATGCAGAGTGAAATTTTGAGCCTAcagctcttcctcagacttaTGATAAATGACAGAAAGTCGCCATCTTAAATACCCATAGTGCGTGAGCCAGTCATGTGACATGCCACATCTGTTGCCCACGTGTAGCCCAATATTGTACTAGGGATACTTTTGATGGATATATCAGGGCAAAATACCAGCATGTGCACATTTTATATCCCACATATATTATTTTGCAAAGTTATCTGGTTAAATAGCCATCATACAAACTGTATGTGGTCTAAAAAACACATCTTGACATGTCACAGTTACTGCTCACCAGCAGCAGAATGCATTACAGTGCGagcatatgtatatatacagtacaggccaaaagtttggacacaccttctcattcaatgcgttttctttattttcatgactatttacattgtagattctcactgaaggcatcaaaactatgaatgaacacatgtggagttatgtacttaacaaaaaaaggtgaaataactgaaaacatgttttatattctagtttcttcaaaatagccaccctttgctctgattactgctttgcacactcttggcattctctccatgagcttcaagaggtagtcacctgaaatggtttccacttcacaggtgtgccttatcagggttaattagtggaatttcttgctttatcaatggggttgggaccatcagttgtgttgtgcagaagtcaggttaatacaccgccgacagccctattggacaactgttaaaattcatattatggcaagaaccaatcagctaactaaagaaaaacgagtggccatcattactttaagaaatgaaggtcagtcagtccggaaaattgcaaaaactttaaatgtgtccccaagtggagtcgcaaaaaccatcaagcgctacaacgaaactggcacacatgaggaccgacccaggaaaggaagaccaagagtcacctctgcttctgaggataagttcattcgagtcaccagcctcagaaatcgcaagttaacagcagctcagatcagagaccagatgaatgccacacagagttctagcagcagacccatctctagaacaactgttaagaggagactgcgccaatcaggccttcatggtcaaatagctgctaggaaaccactgctaaggagaggcaacaagcagaagagatttgtttgggccaagaaacacaaggaatggacattagaccagtggaaatctgtgctttggtctgatgagtccaaatttgagatctttggttccaaccaccgtgtctttgtgagacgcagaaaaggtgaacggatggattccacatgcctggttcccactgtgaagcacggaggaggaggtgtgatggtgtgggggtgttttgctggtgacactgttggggatttattcaaaattgaaggcacactgaaccagcatggctaccacagcatcctgcagcgacataccatcccatccggtttgcgtttagttggacgatcatttatttttcaacaggacaatgaccccaaacacacctccaggctgtgtaagggctatttgaccaagaaggagagtgatggagtgctgcggcagatgacctgacctccacagtcaccggacctgaacccaatccagatggtttggggtgagctggaccgcagagtgaaggcaaaggggccaacaagtgctaaacacctctgggaactccttcaagactgttggaaaaccatttcaggtgactacctcttgaagctcatggagagaatgccaagagtgtgcaaagcagtaatcagagcaaagggtggctattttgaagaaactagaatataaaacatgttttcagttatttcacctttttttgttaagtacataactccacatgtgttcattcatagttttgatgccttcagtgagaatctacaatgtaaatagtcatgaaaataaagaaaacgcattgaatgagaaggtgtgtccaaacttttggcctgtactgtacatacatagaAATAAAGGTACAtgaagaaaaacatatttacaaataaataaattgtgtaCCCCCAATAGTTAGTATCATCACAAGGACTCGGGCTCAATAGCCTTCATGAAAATACTAGAGGCGCCTCTGTCTATTTATCTGACCTTAGAAAGAGTCTCTAGAGGCCAGTGAACAGTAACAATTGTGCCGGATAATACTGTCTTGGCAATACCAGTTTTTAAAGGTCTACTGGTCTTACCAATAAATGACATGGCATTAGCAGTAGCACATTCAATAACAGCATTGATGTTGTATCTTTTCCCTGTATGAGGATGGGTGAATGAGacagttttgtgtgtgaaatGACCACAGGGGTAGGTCTATAATGAGTCCCCCAAACTTTATGGAAGCACAGTCCTAAATGTCTATGCAGCAGTCACACTTTTGGTAAGTGTaggtgtttttattattttgtccaccccatTAATAGCAATGACCTAAATAACACTGACGCCTCTCTGTTTGAGGCAATACAGTTCATCTGCACCACAAACTACATCCTCCAAACTGACCATAAAGTTTATTTAAGCGCTGTCTAAAACACTTcaaacaaaactgaacattataacctctatgaaaacatgatttattGCATGACTGGTTGGTTCTATTTTAACATTATAACCTCtatgaaaacatgatttattGCATGACTGGTTGGTTCTATTTTAACTTAGGGTATTTACTCTTAAATTGCATTAGAGTTCAGGATGTTAAAGGTGCTTGTGAAAGGGGTTATATGTGGTTAGTCACTGCAGCTTAACGCTAGTGACGTTTTATTCAGCCACAGACCAGTGTAGTACGGTCCGTGTGGAAGGAGAAAAAGTCACCATTTGAAACTCATATGGAAAAGTGTTGAAAGTTAATTTCTCCAGACAGAAACACGATTTATTTCGACAAACTGTGGCATattttcactgtcttcctccctCATTGACTGCAGTTCTCGTTCAACAGTATTGTGCTCAGTGCTACCGGTGGTCGGAAGCTATATTGCATTAACTGAGCGTCGACGTTCGTTTTTTTACCTTTTAAGCAGTTTGActgaaacaaaatattaaatctGAAAATCGCtagtgcttttttttgtcatatattaCAATTTTATATTAGTAATATAGTTTTCAGCCACCACTGGCAGCACTGAGCAGCTCCGCCGTTGGTAAGTAGAGGAAGCTGtgcgccatcttggattttaagataagataagataagataagatacacctttattgatcccacaattgagaaattccagtctTTACGCGAGTTGTCTCGATGTTAATATAAAATCTCCTGCACTCCATCTGATTAAGTCCATTTTATTACCAAGATGTTAAGCCATATCACAGTGGGTTTAGATTTTAAATATTAACCCGTTAACACACTTGAAAAGCACTGTATGGCTTAAATAGGTAAGTTTACCTATATAGCAGTACAGGACCATATAACTACATGATAACGATTGGCTAAAATCAGATTAGCTTCCTTTACAAACGGattcaaacatgaaaaaaacacttACCTGTTAATGGCTGTTAGAGTAGCAGGAAAAACTAAACCCCATTGGACAAAATGTGGCTGATTGTAACCTGCAGTTGTTGCGTTGTTTTTTTGGATAAAGGGAAGGGCTGGATATCAAGATGAATACCAACCTGTTACCAGAAGTACCTCCCCTGATCTGGAAACTACAAGGAAACCTAACTGTTTGTTGTTATGCAGCTAATCAAACACAGATGTGGATACCTTGATGATCTAATTTCACAATCTTGCAGGGCCGTAGCCAGAAAGTTTAGGGGTCCAAATTCCCCCCAGCACCAGTGGGGGAAAGTAACTATGTACTCAAGTACTTaggtacaattttgaggtaacCTACGTTCTACTTGTAGGCCAGAGCGGGCCAAAACCTAACGCGGGGTAAACTGTGAAACATGCTTTTTAAGTGGTGACACAAAATCCTTTCGTGCTTCCGGCCAGCTGACCACAATACCACCAATCAGTGACCTGTGAAATTCCAGAGATTGAGTGTGTGTCAGCAGAGTTCAGTAACGAGTGtttttggccaattgatgtaaatTTCTTTGTCATACTTGTTTCTTGATGACTGAGCTGTCTATGTAATTCACTGCATCAGACTCATATATCATCTTAATAACTGTCTTCTTGCCTAAAACACAGCACCATTTTGAACTACGTAACCAACTCCTAGCCAGTGTTAGCTAGGCTTGGTAAAATTTCCACCTGGCAGGGTTAGTTGTAATTGTCGTGTTGCAATTGAGCCACCTAAAGcacattttctctatttttgtaCTTCAAACTTATGCTCAGTTTGAATTAATCTCCTTAATTTAATGagattttctttgtattttaatttgtcAGGTACACACAGTTTCACAGTCTTGTCgatattcatacattcattaCTTATGTTTAGACATGTGGATCTGGGTTACCCAATCTATGTACATCTATCAGTCCAACCATTGTATATTGATCATTCACTCCACACAGACAGGTGTATGATACAACAGCCTTTACTGAAAATATCATAAAAGTCTGTGTGTAGCTCAACGTGGACTGCTGGTTCCCTCCTCCTGCCAAGCTGCTGTTCCTACTCACCTGCACTTCATTTACCAATCATGCCACCACAGTATGAAACCCTggctcagacatccagactcTGCCAGATCGTTGAGTCTCCCATGTGGTACAGACGTCAAGGCCATCTTTCTGTGACCTTTTTACCCGTTTGCTTTTTTGGCGTTTTTTGGGCATCGGATATGTTTTCTCTGTCTCAGATTTTCCACGTCTGCTCTACCAGAGAACCTGCCACGACCAGCTTCGTCTCCGTCTCCTGCTACCCAATCGGACCGTTCAGATGAACAATGTTTGTAGATCCCTGCCGTCCAGCGgtggaggtccaggtgctggcaacGGCacaggggtgaagccaaacactgctcatctgcacacactgtgatgccacacagctggttcaatatcagcaaagtttccctttgtattcattgtcttgtgtggcgatcagcagtgatgtggtggttcacttttacactgtgatctgtagcctatagttcggctttagcttctaacaatctttgtctttttaatctgttgttgctgctgagtcagtttgacatcctggatatatccttcaaacacagactgtagacccctctgtctgcttctctctggagtcactctttcatttgtccaaaaatataatatttcttcagggagtgcagttagttacagtgtgggatCCATGcaacagcttgttggaccatcacaaagaggcggggcttagcaaaagggTCAATCACTAGCTACCAGTTGCATTACTTTCACAGTAAATAACTGTtcattttacagtaaattgttgtgaaatgacagctgtataCTGTGATCTCACAGTAGTTATGCCTATTAATGTGATTTAGCAGTTGACTCCTGTAAAATGGTTACAGTTAAAGCCCATTACATTACTGATGTAACACTACATTCATGTAAATTACTGAATTTAAGTGTAACTTCATAGTTTATGTACGCTTCATGTGATTTGGCAGTATGCTCCTATAGAATTGTTGTATTTGACACTAATCGCACAGTTAAACTCCATATATGACTATGATTTAACAGTGTACTTCTGTAAAATTGCTATATTTACCTGccagaatttcacaataaaattctgaatttggttaaatatcacaataaaagcctgtgaGGTGGTAATAtgtaatttattgtgaaatattacagttacatgTTGTAAATTCCGTAGCATTTTTGCACTGTAGTATAGccacttttactttagtaaagaGTCTGAACAGTTCTTCTGACACAGCCCATCACCGACCCACCTACAATATTTAGTATTTAGCTTTGTTAATCATATATTCTGTAAATGTTATGTCATTACTATGTAAACACAGTTTCTAGGACTTCCCTGCACTGCCTGGAAAACTGTCCAAGTGGAGAAACCCCCTTTTTTTGAattattgatttatattttgtggcTAAAACAACAGTAGAATTTAAAGTTACTgtatcaaacattttgaaatcaGTGTTAAAAATCAAACCGCTGCAGCTCTGCTGATGTGAACTGAAACTGCAGGCAACATTTCAAGTGTTATGTTACAGAAATGGTTTTATTGTCATACAGTTGTTTGAATCATGCCTATTCTTGGTATTTTTTCACCTAAAGATATTTTATTGTATCATCATGTACTGCGAGCCCCATTTTGTTGAAGGAGCGGTGACAGATCAGTGCAATAGCACATCTTATTTACACGTAC encodes the following:
- the LOC117266444 gene encoding uncharacterized protein LOC117266444; protein product: MSITMAKADGVTVFTVTSDPQSVYPPLCQIIKGLCYNPECCSVSQRLRKVQRSSQSVLGALHIMVGLFNIGLGVILFCSHGGASYQMFSTGFPFWIGALCMLFGIIGIVSEKYPSPCLVIINVILNLTGVAFAIASIVLYSNNITNIGMWWLRELNSYHMDYLFDAQITDLSPVERQMRKDCLEAKELALMLLRSINAVLIVLSALELCLVISSAVMGIKALSSSEKEEDKMIADPENYKPLLVEVTSTPVA